A portion of the Micromonospora vinacea genome contains these proteins:
- the iolB gene encoding 5-deoxy-glucuronate isomerase: MNYRYHCSIPALDGRNTLPFNPCRLLDFTLLRLSAGESWTGGSGDREILAVILGGTASFTVADRHFPQVGQRADVFSGKPHSVYIPAGSEVTVEAVTDVEIALPSAPSELATDPYVIAPEQVATGRWGAANFGRTYHQILTEISQPDLPARRLIVGETYTPSGNWSTYPPHRHKVDDLPAEAAHEEMYYYRVNPANGFGISRVYTDDGYEENVTIRDHVMQMMPEGYHTVVSAPGYTTYFLWFLAGTQRTQGAREDADLAWVGQTVPTLRSLGL; encoded by the coding sequence ATGAACTACCGCTACCACTGCTCCATCCCCGCCCTCGACGGCCGGAACACGCTGCCATTCAACCCCTGCCGGCTGCTGGACTTCACACTGCTGCGGCTGTCGGCTGGCGAGTCCTGGACCGGCGGGTCCGGCGACCGGGAGATCCTGGCCGTCATCCTCGGTGGCACGGCCAGCTTCACCGTCGCCGACCGCCACTTCCCGCAGGTCGGTCAGCGTGCCGACGTCTTCTCCGGTAAGCCGCACTCCGTCTACATCCCGGCCGGCTCCGAGGTGACCGTCGAGGCCGTCACCGACGTGGAGATAGCCCTACCCAGTGCACCAAGCGAGTTGGCCACCGACCCCTATGTCATCGCACCGGAGCAGGTCGCGACCGGCCGCTGGGGAGCGGCCAACTTCGGCCGTACCTACCACCAGATCCTCACCGAAATCTCGCAGCCGGACCTGCCCGCCCGCCGTCTCATCGTCGGCGAGACCTACACGCCCTCGGGCAACTGGAGCACCTACCCGCCACACCGGCACAAGGTCGACGACCTGCCAGCCGAGGCCGCACACGAGGAGATGTACTACTACCGCGTCAACCCGGCGAACGGGTTCGGCATCAGCCGGGTCTACACCGACGACGGGTACGAGGAGAACGTCACCATCCGCGATCACGTCATGCAGATGATGCCGGAGGGGTACCACACAGTGGTGAGCGCGCCCGGCTACACCACCTACTTCCTGTGGTTCCTGGCCGGCACACAACGCACCCAGGGCGCTCGCGAGGACGCCGACCTCGCCTGGGTGGGCCAGACCGTACCGACCCTGCGGAGCCTGGGCCTGTAG
- a CDS encoding ABC transporter substrate-binding protein produces MKRAIPAVISAATALALVLAGCGGGDEPVDPNAPVTITLAGWSLSSTPEFKALADGFKATHPNVTVELKEYAPGNDYDTQMITDLAAGTAPDVYVMKNLKNFYTYQSGGQLLDVSDATSGLGSSPALASYQVDGKAYAVPYRQDSWVLFYNKDLFAKAKVAPPDGNWTWDDYTDAAKRLHTGLKGAGSNATGAYQHTFQSTVQGFALAQTPNADLLSGDFGYLKPYYERSLDLQAAGAQPTFGTAKTNKLTYQAQFGKQQSAMLLMGTWYVATLLNQRQSGDADTFQWGIAPAPQFDKSTTGTSATPVTFGDPTGLGINPKISKSKTAAAKAFLQYAAGPDAGKALAGIGITPAQVTDAVTATLFGLAGVPQDDLSKFAYAKHTVKPENPVSKHTAGLQNLLNETHSAILSDSKGVDAELSKAQARAKNEVLNQ; encoded by the coding sequence ATGAAGCGTGCGATACCGGCCGTCATCAGCGCCGCGACGGCCCTGGCGCTGGTTCTCGCCGGCTGCGGGGGCGGAGACGAGCCAGTCGACCCCAATGCCCCGGTGACCATCACCCTCGCCGGCTGGAGCCTGTCGTCCACACCCGAGTTCAAAGCGCTCGCCGACGGCTTCAAGGCGACCCACCCGAACGTGACGGTGGAGCTCAAGGAGTACGCCCCAGGCAACGACTACGACACCCAGATGATCACGGACCTGGCCGCCGGCACCGCCCCGGACGTCTACGTCATGAAGAACCTCAAGAACTTCTACACGTACCAGAGCGGTGGTCAGCTGCTCGACGTCTCCGACGCCACTTCCGGTCTCGGCTCGAGCCCGGCGCTCGCGTCGTACCAGGTGGACGGCAAGGCGTACGCGGTGCCGTACCGGCAGGACTCCTGGGTGTTGTTCTACAACAAGGACCTGTTCGCGAAGGCGAAGGTGGCTCCGCCGGACGGCAACTGGACCTGGGACGACTACACCGACGCGGCGAAGCGGCTGCACACCGGGCTGAAGGGGGCCGGCTCGAACGCGACCGGCGCCTACCAGCACACCTTCCAGTCGACGGTGCAGGGATTCGCGCTCGCCCAGACCCCCAACGCGGACCTGCTTTCCGGGGACTTCGGCTACCTGAAGCCGTACTACGAGCGGTCACTGGACCTGCAGGCGGCCGGCGCGCAGCCGACCTTCGGCACCGCGAAGACCAACAAACTCACCTACCAGGCGCAGTTCGGCAAGCAGCAGTCGGCGATGCTGCTGATGGGTACCTGGTACGTGGCCACGCTGCTCAACCAGCGACAGAGCGGTGACGCCGACACGTTCCAGTGGGGGATCGCCCCGGCGCCGCAGTTCGACAAGTCCACCACCGGCACCTCCGCCACACCTGTCACCTTCGGTGACCCGACCGGCCTGGGGATCAACCCGAAGATCAGCAAGTCCAAGACCGCCGCGGCCAAGGCCTTCCTCCAGTACGCGGCCGGCCCGGATGCCGGCAAGGCGCTGGCCGGGATCGGCATCACCCCGGCCCAGGTCACCGACGCGGTCACCGCGACGCTGTTCGGGCTGGCCGGCGTACCGCAGGACGACCTGTCGAAGTTCGCCTACGCCAAGCACACCGTCAAGCCGGAGAACCCGGTGTCGAAGCACACCGCCGGCCTGCAGAACCTCCTCAACGAGACGCACTCGGCGATCCTCTCCGACAGCAAGGGCGTCGACGCGGAGCTGAGCAAGGCGCAGGCCCGCGCCAAGAACGAGGTCCTCAACCAGTGA
- a CDS encoding carbohydrate ABC transporter permease, whose amino-acid sequence MSRNTVAGWSFILPNFVGFAVLTLLPVVVLFYVAFTNWNVFGVAEWTGTANFRRMWDDASFWTALRNTVYYTVFHIPLTLAASLGLALLLNRKLRGVRFFRTVAFFPYITSIVAIAVVWNQLFSPEYGPINALLGAVGVDNPPGWTTSSTWSMPAVIIVGTWRYMGYYMLLFLAGLQTIPAQLYEAAETDGATPWQRFVHVTLPGLRHTTFFVTVLLTIESFKVFDLILVMTGGGPGQSTLVLSQYIYQKSFEENQFGYASAVSIVLFAICFSITVIQFMVNKRRNS is encoded by the coding sequence GTGTCGCGCAACACGGTCGCCGGCTGGTCGTTCATCCTTCCCAACTTCGTCGGCTTCGCCGTGCTCACCCTGCTACCCGTCGTCGTGCTGTTCTACGTGGCCTTCACCAACTGGAACGTCTTCGGGGTGGCCGAGTGGACCGGCACCGCCAACTTCCGGCGGATGTGGGACGACGCGAGCTTCTGGACCGCGTTGCGCAACACCGTCTACTACACCGTCTTCCACATCCCGCTGACCCTCGCGGCGTCACTCGGGCTGGCGCTGCTGCTCAACCGCAAACTGCGCGGCGTACGGTTCTTCCGCACCGTCGCCTTCTTCCCCTACATCACCTCGATCGTGGCGATCGCGGTCGTGTGGAACCAGCTGTTCAGCCCGGAGTACGGCCCGATCAACGCTCTGCTCGGTGCCGTGGGGGTGGACAACCCGCCGGGCTGGACCACGTCGTCGACCTGGTCGATGCCGGCGGTCATCATCGTCGGCACCTGGCGGTACATGGGCTACTACATGCTGCTGTTCCTGGCCGGCCTGCAGACCATCCCGGCCCAGCTCTACGAGGCGGCCGAGACCGACGGCGCCACACCGTGGCAGCGGTTCGTGCACGTGACCCTGCCCGGGCTGCGACACACGACCTTCTTCGTCACCGTGCTGCTGACCATCGAAAGTTTCAAGGTCTTCGACCTCATCCTCGTGATGACCGGCGGCGGACCTGGCCAGTCGACACTGGTGCTCTCGCAGTACATCTACCAGAAGAGCTTCGAGGAGAACCAGTTCGGCTACGCCTCGGCGGTCTCCATCGTCCTGTTCGCCATCTGCTTCAGCATCACGGTCATCCAGTTCATGGTCAACAAGCGGAGGAACAGCTGA
- a CDS encoding carbohydrate ABC transporter permease, translating into MTATDLSLATPAVAASDNRSAPGRPVRSRGWRLVGYAALVLAAAGLLLPFYWMVVASLKTNSDVFTIPITWLPDPVVWRNYLDIWQRSDMMTWLGNTLLLSVVVTLLQVVTGSFAAYGFARVRFPGRNALFLAYVGTIAVPWQSYMIPQFILMSKLQLSNTLWSIVALQAFGAFGVFLMKQFYETIPEELSESARVDGLSEFGIYRRIMLPLSRPALASLALLTFVTTWNDYLGPLIYLRSPELRTIQLGLNTFISQYNAEYALIMTGSVLSVLPVAVIFLLGQRHFIEGIATTGLKG; encoded by the coding sequence ATGACCGCGACCGACCTCTCCCTGGCCACCCCCGCCGTCGCCGCGTCCGACAACCGCAGCGCGCCCGGCCGACCGGTCCGGTCCCGGGGCTGGCGGCTCGTCGGGTACGCCGCCCTCGTGCTCGCGGCGGCCGGGCTGCTGCTGCCGTTCTACTGGATGGTGGTGGCGTCGTTGAAGACCAACAGCGACGTCTTCACCATCCCGATCACCTGGCTCCCCGATCCCGTGGTGTGGCGCAACTACCTCGACATCTGGCAGCGCTCGGACATGATGACGTGGTTGGGTAACACCCTGCTGCTGTCGGTGGTCGTCACCCTCCTGCAGGTGGTGACCGGGAGCTTCGCCGCCTACGGCTTCGCCCGGGTCCGCTTTCCCGGCCGCAACGCGCTCTTCCTGGCGTACGTCGGAACGATCGCGGTGCCCTGGCAGTCGTACATGATTCCGCAGTTCATCCTCATGTCGAAGTTGCAGTTGTCGAACACGCTGTGGTCGATCGTCGCGCTGCAGGCGTTCGGCGCGTTCGGCGTGTTCCTGATGAAGCAGTTCTACGAGACGATCCCCGAGGAGCTGAGCGAGTCGGCGCGGGTCGACGGTCTCAGCGAGTTCGGCATCTACCGTCGGATCATGCTGCCGCTGTCCCGACCGGCGCTGGCCAGCCTGGCCCTGCTGACGTTCGTGACCACCTGGAACGACTACCTCGGCCCGCTGATCTACCTGCGCAGTCCGGAGCTGCGCACCATCCAGTTGGGACTGAACACCTTCATCTCCCAGTACAACGCCGAGTACGCGCTGATCATGACGGGCTCCGTGCTGTCCGTGCTGCCGGTCGCTGTCATCTTCCTGCTCGGCCAGCGCCACTTCATCGAGGGCATCGCCACGACCGGACTGAAGGGTTGA
- a CDS encoding response regulator transcription factor translates to MIRTLLALDGALVLGALSFVLAAEEDIRVVAEVDRGDAVSAAVRAQRPDVVVADLDFVEGVDPDRLGRCPVLVLAHPHRARRLRGMLCPTRAVGILRSDAGPQRVIDGIRRLARREPVLDADLVVAALHSDGPLTSRETEVLRLTAAGAPVAEVAAALGLTRGTVRNHLGRITRKVGARTRVEAVRMAGEAGWI, encoded by the coding sequence GTGATCCGTACCCTGCTCGCCCTGGACGGCGCCCTGGTTCTGGGCGCGCTGTCGTTCGTCCTCGCCGCCGAGGAGGACATCCGTGTCGTGGCGGAGGTGGATCGCGGCGACGCGGTCTCCGCGGCCGTCCGCGCCCAGCGCCCCGACGTCGTGGTAGCCGACCTCGACTTCGTCGAGGGAGTCGATCCCGACCGCCTCGGCCGGTGCCCCGTCCTGGTGCTGGCCCACCCGCATCGGGCCCGGCGACTGCGAGGCATGTTGTGCCCGACCAGGGCGGTCGGCATCCTGCGCAGTGACGCCGGCCCCCAGCGGGTCATCGACGGGATCCGGCGGCTCGCCCGCCGGGAACCCGTGCTCGACGCGGATCTCGTCGTCGCGGCACTGCACTCGGACGGCCCACTGACCAGCCGCGAGACCGAGGTGTTGAGGCTGACGGCCGCAGGCGCGCCGGTCGCGGAGGTGGCGGCGGCGCTCGGGCTCACCCGAGGCACCGTCCGCAACCATCTCGGTCGGATCACCCGCAAGGTCGGCGCGCGTACCCGGGTGGAGGCCGTGCGGATGGCAGGCGAGGCGGGCTGGATCTGA
- a CDS encoding glycoside hydrolase family 88 protein, with translation MTATDVRPNSDAEATAAAVAAAIRTVGANIATFGDRYPADTTDANRYPLRPPSAGQPEGANVGWTTSFWPGMLWLAHDLTSDDHYLRAAMSHVDSFAARMTDGIDLDTHDLGFLYTLACVTPTRRTGDQRARDAALAAADHLMTRVLEPAGIIQAWGDLNDPRQRGRTIIDSLMNTPLLFWASETTGDDRYAAAARRHTAQLRQHILRPDGTTFHTFYWDTDSGAPLRGETEQGHADHSCWARGQAWGIYGFSLNHRHIGDPALLAAARTCADHFLARLPDDHVAYWDLEFGDGSGQERDSSAAAIAVCGLVELADGLADTAGAGRYRTAATKILRSLIDNYSTGSHPASNALILHGVYDKPKSVGVDEGTLWGDYFYLEALTRATIPGWISPW, from the coding sequence ATGACGGCGACCGACGTCCGTCCCAACTCCGACGCAGAAGCCACGGCGGCCGCGGTGGCCGCCGCGATACGTACCGTCGGCGCGAACATCGCCACCTTCGGCGACCGGTACCCCGCGGACACCACCGACGCCAACCGCTACCCGCTCCGGCCACCGAGTGCTGGCCAGCCCGAGGGCGCCAACGTCGGCTGGACCACCAGCTTCTGGCCCGGCATGCTCTGGCTGGCACACGACCTGACCAGTGACGATCACTACCTGCGGGCCGCGATGTCGCACGTGGACAGCTTCGCGGCCCGGATGACCGACGGCATCGACCTGGACACCCACGACCTCGGGTTCCTCTACACCCTCGCCTGCGTCACCCCGACCCGTCGTACCGGCGACCAGCGGGCCCGAGACGCGGCTCTCGCCGCCGCCGACCACCTGATGACGCGCGTTCTCGAACCCGCCGGAATCATCCAGGCCTGGGGCGACCTGAACGACCCCCGCCAACGCGGCCGCACCATCATCGACAGCCTCATGAACACGCCGCTGCTCTTCTGGGCCAGCGAGACCACCGGCGACGACCGCTACGCCGCCGCGGCCCGCCGGCACACCGCTCAATTGCGCCAGCACATCCTGCGTCCGGACGGCACCACCTTCCACACCTTCTACTGGGACACGGACAGCGGCGCGCCACTGCGCGGGGAAACCGAACAGGGCCACGCCGACCACTCCTGCTGGGCGCGTGGGCAGGCCTGGGGCATCTACGGGTTCAGCCTCAACCACCGGCACATCGGCGACCCCGCGCTGCTCGCCGCCGCGAGGACCTGCGCCGACCACTTCCTCGCGCGCCTGCCCGACGACCACGTCGCGTACTGGGATCTGGAGTTCGGCGACGGCAGCGGCCAGGAGCGGGACAGCTCGGCAGCGGCCATCGCCGTCTGTGGCCTGGTCGAACTGGCGGACGGCCTCGCCGACACGGCCGGCGCCGGCCGGTACCGGACAGCCGCCACCAAGATTCTGCGCTCGCTCATCGACAACTACTCCACGGGCAGCCATCCGGCCTCGAATGCGCTGATCCTGCACGGCGTCTACGACAAACCCAAGAGCGTCGGCGTCGACGAGGGAACCCTCTGGGGCGACTACTTCTACCTGGAGGCCCTCACCCGCGCCACGATCCCTGGCTGGATCAGCCCCTGGTAG
- a CDS encoding substrate-binding domain-containing protein gives MTKDSPVVATAEASRGPLQVARRQQLLAALQRDGSMRVSDLSNVLGAAPVTIRRDIAELAADGLVRRVHGGVALILPDDVPAADEPPAAGQDPLVGRALGMLVPSLDYYWPDVARGVESAARELDMRVVLRGSSYDSEDDQPQLARLVERMGVDALIIAPSMAAPTAERTIEWLDQVGVPVVLLERTATVGSHHAVMESVVTDHALGAAMAVRHLTSLGHRKVGLVLDANSPTSQHVRRGWLDATTECGLDSDATVVAVVPDARSPERDTVLNGILDQCQATGTTALLVHADAEAIALVQHCEERHLSVPGDLSIVAYDDEVAGLFSPPLTAVRPPRRSIGRAAVRLVADRLADPDRPTHRIVISPSLRIRGSTAPPPA, from the coding sequence ATGACCAAGGACAGCCCCGTCGTCGCCACGGCGGAGGCCTCCCGAGGGCCGCTTCAGGTCGCCCGCCGCCAGCAACTGCTGGCGGCCCTGCAACGCGACGGCTCGATGCGCGTCTCTGACCTGTCGAACGTGCTTGGCGCCGCGCCGGTCACCATCCGGCGCGACATCGCGGAGCTCGCCGCCGACGGGTTGGTTCGTCGGGTCCACGGTGGGGTCGCCCTGATCCTGCCGGACGACGTCCCGGCAGCCGACGAGCCACCCGCCGCAGGTCAGGACCCACTGGTCGGGCGCGCCCTCGGCATGCTCGTGCCCTCCTTGGACTACTACTGGCCGGACGTGGCTCGCGGCGTCGAATCGGCCGCCCGCGAGCTCGACATGCGTGTGGTTCTGCGCGGCTCCTCCTACGACAGTGAGGACGACCAGCCGCAACTGGCCCGGCTGGTGGAGCGGATGGGCGTCGACGCGCTGATCATCGCGCCGAGCATGGCGGCACCGACCGCCGAGCGCACCATCGAGTGGCTCGACCAGGTCGGCGTCCCGGTCGTCCTGCTGGAACGCACCGCCACGGTAGGCAGCCACCACGCCGTCATGGAGTCGGTGGTCACCGACCACGCGCTCGGTGCGGCCATGGCGGTGCGCCACCTCACGTCGCTCGGACACCGCAAGGTCGGCCTGGTGCTCGACGCCAACAGCCCCACCAGCCAGCACGTGCGGCGCGGCTGGCTCGACGCCACGACCGAGTGCGGCCTCGACTCGGACGCGACGGTGGTGGCTGTGGTACCCGACGCCCGGTCACCCGAGCGGGACACCGTGCTCAACGGCATCCTCGACCAGTGCCAGGCGACCGGGACGACGGCGCTGCTGGTGCACGCCGACGCCGAGGCGATCGCGCTGGTGCAGCACTGCGAGGAGCGACACCTGTCCGTTCCCGGCGACCTCTCCATCGTGGCGTACGACGACGAGGTCGCCGGGCTCTTCAGCCCGCCGCTGACCGCGGTCCGACCGCCGCGACGCTCGATCGGACGAGCCGCCGTGCGTCTCGTCGCCGACCGGCTCGCCGACCCCGACCGCCCCACCCACCGGATCGTCATCAGCCCGTCGCTGCGGATCCGGGGGTCGACCGCGCCGCCACCCGCGTAG
- a CDS encoding GntR family transcriptional regulator has product MIEFHLDARSGVAPYMQLIRQVRHALRLGVLKEGDKLPTVKEVVARVAINPNTVSKAYRELEYEGLVTARPGLGTFVTRTLGGDSLSKHEPLRQDLARWLTEAREAGLDDESIEALFLSSFRAFSEARA; this is encoded by the coding sequence GTGATCGAGTTTCACCTGGACGCACGGTCCGGGGTTGCGCCGTACATGCAGCTCATCCGGCAGGTACGGCACGCACTCCGGCTCGGGGTCCTGAAGGAAGGCGACAAGCTGCCCACCGTCAAGGAGGTGGTGGCCCGGGTCGCGATCAACCCGAACACGGTGTCCAAGGCATACCGCGAGCTGGAGTACGAGGGCCTGGTCACCGCCCGGCCAGGACTGGGCACGTTCGTCACCCGCACGCTGGGCGGCGACTCGCTGAGCAAGCACGAACCGCTGCGGCAGGACCTCGCGCGCTGGCTGACCGAGGCACGGGAGGCCGGCCTGGACGACGAGAGCATCGAGGCGCTCTTCCTCAGCAGCTTTCGCGCGTTTTCGGAGGCCCGAGCATGA
- a CDS encoding DUF2264 domain-containing protein, with translation MTYGTTGQVTPETGSDVATAGTWNRDDWLALADRMLAAARPFASPGHALVTFPGPEGGYGRAVDGLEGFARTFLLAGFRIAGARGVGVDELVDRYTAGITAGTDPRSPDRWVRLDEHPQAKVEAASIALVLDMTRPWIWDRLPSVVRGRVVDYLRPAVGDDTYPRINWVWFRLVVQTFLRSVGGPHSLDEMNEDLTTHDGFVRGNGWMSDGSHRAYDHYVGWALHLYPTLWARMAGAADLAEQRRERDLAGLDRFLSDAVALVGADGSPLIQGRSLTYRFAAAAPFWIGAIAGVPSVSLGRLRGAATRIVRHFVANGAPDERGLLTLGWHGPWPRLAQSYSGPGSPYWASKGLLGIALPVDHPVWTTPEEPLPVEEWDAVRAIHAPGWLVSGTRADGIVRVVNHGTDHAVEGATVSDSPLYARLGYSTATTPVLDDSGWASPLDQSVTLVDDAGRVTHRAGMRLLTVRVDPDGVGVAGSRALAYWVDPEPGQRDHGGGRVGRSRPAGHLTLYSLVRGPWELRLTRVDGLADGVEAAALRLRIGGWAIAGDATATAGGGVAVVTGADLTSWLESVHGDGTAGVTAVPHGGPLAGGLVVPWLDHPVRPGAWAATFTGLARVPVTTAGQACQAVVDEDGRGLHLAVDWPDGISTSTRLDMEHARPTQATW, from the coding sequence ATGACGTACGGGACGACCGGCCAGGTGACGCCGGAGACGGGCTCGGATGTCGCCACCGCCGGGACCTGGAACCGGGATGACTGGTTGGCCCTCGCCGACCGGATGCTCGCCGCCGCCCGACCGTTCGCGTCGCCCGGACACGCCCTCGTCACCTTTCCCGGCCCGGAGGGCGGTTATGGGCGGGCCGTCGACGGACTGGAGGGTTTCGCCCGCACCTTTCTGCTGGCTGGTTTCCGCATCGCGGGTGCCCGGGGAGTGGGCGTGGACGAGCTCGTGGACCGGTACACGGCTGGTATCACCGCCGGCACCGACCCGCGCTCTCCAGACCGTTGGGTGCGCTTGGACGAGCACCCCCAGGCCAAGGTGGAGGCCGCCTCCATCGCGCTGGTCCTGGACATGACCCGCCCATGGATCTGGGATCGGCTGCCGTCCGTGGTGCGCGGGCGGGTGGTGGACTATCTGCGCCCGGCGGTCGGCGACGACACGTACCCACGGATCAACTGGGTCTGGTTCCGGCTGGTCGTCCAGACGTTCCTGCGTTCGGTGGGTGGGCCGCACTCGCTCGACGAGATGAACGAGGACCTGACCACCCATGACGGCTTCGTCCGCGGGAACGGTTGGATGTCCGACGGGTCGCACCGCGCCTACGACCACTACGTGGGCTGGGCCCTGCACCTCTACCCGACGCTGTGGGCCCGGATGGCCGGCGCCGCGGACCTGGCCGAGCAGCGCCGGGAACGGGACCTGGCCGGCCTCGACCGCTTCCTGAGCGACGCTGTCGCGCTCGTGGGCGCCGACGGATCACCGTTGATCCAGGGGCGAAGCCTGACCTACCGCTTCGCCGCGGCGGCGCCGTTCTGGATCGGCGCCATCGCCGGCGTGCCCTCGGTCAGCCTCGGCCGGTTGCGCGGCGCGGCCACCCGCATCGTGCGTCACTTCGTCGCCAACGGCGCCCCGGACGAACGAGGCCTGCTCACCCTCGGCTGGCACGGGCCGTGGCCGCGACTTGCGCAGTCGTACTCCGGGCCGGGCTCGCCGTACTGGGCCAGCAAGGGCCTGCTCGGCATCGCGCTACCCGTCGACCATCCGGTGTGGACGACTCCCGAGGAGCCGCTGCCGGTGGAGGAGTGGGACGCGGTGCGGGCGATACACGCACCCGGCTGGCTGGTCTCCGGCACCCGTGCCGACGGCATCGTCCGCGTCGTCAACCACGGCACCGACCACGCCGTCGAGGGCGCCACCGTCTCAGATTCCCCGCTCTACGCCCGACTGGGTTACTCCACCGCCACCACCCCGGTCCTCGACGACAGCGGCTGGGCCAGTCCGCTCGACCAGTCCGTCACTCTCGTCGACGACGCGGGCCGGGTCACCCACCGCGCCGGTATGCGCCTGCTGACCGTTCGGGTCGACCCCGACGGTGTGGGCGTGGCCGGGTCACGTGCCCTCGCTTACTGGGTCGACCCGGAACCGGGTCAGCGCGATCACGGCGGCGGTCGCGTGGGCCGGTCCCGACCGGCCGGGCACCTCACCCTGTATTCGCTGGTCCGCGGCCCCTGGGAGCTACGTCTGACCCGCGTCGACGGCCTCGCCGACGGCGTCGAGGCGGCCGCGCTGCGGCTACGGATCGGCGGCTGGGCGATTGCCGGGGATGCGACGGCCACCGCCGGCGGCGGTGTGGCGGTCGTGACGGGGGCCGACCTGACCAGCTGGCTCGAGAGCGTTCACGGCGACGGAACGGCCGGCGTCACCGCCGTTCCGCACGGCGGGCCCCTTGCCGGCGGGCTGGTCGTGCCCTGGCTGGACCACCCCGTCCGGCCGGGGGCATGGGCCGCCACCTTCACCGGGCTGGCCAGGGTGCCGGTGACCACGGCGGGGCAGGCATGCCAGGCCGTGGTCGACGAGGACGGCCGCGGCCTCCATCTGGCGGTCGACTGGCCCGACGGGATCAGCACGTCGACCCGTCTGGACATGGAGCATGCCAGGCCCACCCAGGCGACCTGGTAG
- a CDS encoding response regulator transcription factor, which yields MVIHVVIAEDMGLLRGALCAALSREEDMEVVADVEGVGELLTVVRRCRPQVVVLALTPELPDPVEVVARIDVEAPHAAVLAMSPRWSPALVEAALAAGARGLVGKDSSLAELVRAIRALAAGERAIDPAAAVAALSPPEMPLTPREMDVLRMAAEGLPLKEIAVRLYLAHGTVRNHLSVILRKTGARNRLEAVSRARRNGWL from the coding sequence GTGGTGATCCACGTTGTCATCGCCGAGGACATGGGTTTGCTCCGCGGGGCGCTCTGCGCCGCGCTGTCACGTGAGGAGGACATGGAGGTGGTCGCCGACGTCGAGGGTGTCGGCGAACTGTTGACGGTGGTCCGGCGGTGTCGACCACAGGTGGTGGTGCTGGCACTGACACCGGAGCTGCCCGACCCGGTGGAGGTGGTCGCCCGGATCGACGTCGAGGCGCCGCACGCCGCCGTGCTGGCGATGAGCCCACGGTGGAGCCCGGCGCTGGTCGAGGCGGCGCTGGCAGCCGGCGCGCGGGGCCTGGTCGGGAAGGACAGCTCGCTGGCCGAGCTGGTGCGGGCGATCCGCGCGCTCGCGGCTGGCGAGCGGGCGATCGACCCGGCCGCGGCCGTGGCAGCGCTGAGTCCACCGGAGATGCCGTTGACGCCCCGGGAGATGGACGTACTGCGGATGGCGGCCGAAGGTCTGCCGCTGAAGGAGATCGCGGTCCGCCTTTACCTGGCACACGGGACGGTGCGCAATCACCTGTCGGTGATTCTGCGTAAGACCGGGGCTCGCAACCGGTTGGAGGCGGTGTCGCGCGCGAGGCGTAACGGCTGGCTCTAG